The following proteins are co-located in the Billgrantia tianxiuensis genome:
- a CDS encoding tetratricopeptide repeat protein produces MTQASSLFTRLEYRLAEQLFHTRWLPRSPRTQRLTMHLFERCADAGHPGALSLYGHVLFHRGISPQDKARGARYVLEAAQAGNLKAQYQAGRILEHGCAQYPRREERAVTWYARAGEAGHPLAAARLAKAYRLGELGLPVDSVQAAHWQALADRHAGLEGDELDSDDVQARH; encoded by the coding sequence ATGACGCAGGCATCATCACTGTTCACCCGACTCGAATACCGTCTTGCAGAACAGCTGTTCCATACGCGCTGGTTGCCGCGCTCGCCGCGAACTCAGCGCTTGACCATGCATCTCTTCGAGCGTTGCGCCGACGCCGGTCACCCTGGCGCGCTCTCGCTCTATGGGCACGTGCTCTTTCACCGTGGCATCAGTCCCCAGGACAAGGCGCGCGGCGCCCGTTACGTTCTCGAGGCGGCGCAGGCCGGCAACCTCAAGGCTCAATACCAGGCCGGAAGGATTCTCGAGCACGGCTGCGCCCAGTACCCTCGCCGTGAGGAACGTGCCGTGACCTGGTATGCCCGTGCCGGCGAGGCCGGGCATCCGCTTGCTGCCGCACGCCTGGCCAAGGCCTACCGCCTGGGCGAGCTCGGGTTGCCGGTGGATAGCGTCCAGGCCGCTCATTGGCAGGCTCTTGCCGACCGCCATGCGGGCCTGGAAGGTGACGAGCTGGACAGCGACGACGTCCAGGCCCGACACTGA
- a CDS encoding LysR family transcriptional regulator: MNFIWLEDFLALADTGNFSRAAEQRHSSQPAFSRRIRALEEWIGVDLLDRSTQPARLTETGEWFRGVAQEMLARVSRIPGDARRVAEASSVTLRLASTHALSFTFLPRWLRSLESGTALGPLQLMSDVLQRCEGLMQQGKVQFVVSHAHPQARGILDSDTYLSARVGSDRLIPVSIPDAKGGPRFSLPVAADSEVPMLRYSEESGLERILRAVFSHLLETSALQPAFTAHLASVLRTMALDGRGLAWLPQSLVEDDLDESLLVAAAGEEWCIPLTIKLYREREFAGKAAEEFWRSVVESSPT; the protein is encoded by the coding sequence GTGAATTTCATCTGGCTTGAAGACTTCCTTGCCCTGGCCGATACGGGCAACTTTTCGCGGGCAGCAGAGCAGAGACACAGCTCGCAGCCTGCCTTCAGCCGCCGTATCCGCGCCTTGGAAGAGTGGATCGGGGTGGATCTGCTCGACAGAAGCACCCAGCCTGCCAGGCTGACAGAGACGGGAGAGTGGTTCCGCGGGGTAGCGCAGGAAATGCTGGCACGGGTTTCACGGATACCTGGCGATGCCAGGCGGGTGGCAGAAGCCAGCTCGGTGACACTGCGGCTGGCCTCCACCCACGCCTTGTCCTTCACATTCCTGCCACGCTGGCTACGCAGCCTGGAGTCGGGTACGGCACTCGGTCCATTGCAGCTGATGTCAGACGTTCTGCAACGCTGCGAAGGGCTCATGCAGCAAGGAAAAGTGCAGTTCGTCGTAAGCCATGCACACCCTCAAGCCCGAGGTATCCTAGACTCGGATACCTATCTTTCTGCCCGAGTTGGCAGTGACAGGCTGATTCCTGTATCCATTCCGGATGCCAAGGGCGGGCCACGCTTCTCTCTGCCTGTGGCGGCAGATAGCGAGGTGCCGATGCTTCGATACAGCGAGGAGTCGGGGCTTGAGCGCATCCTTCGTGCGGTGTTTAGCCACCTCCTGGAGACATCCGCCTTGCAGCCGGCCTTTACCGCACACCTCGCCTCGGTACTTCGCACCATGGCGCTTGATGGCCGTGGCCTCGCTTGGCTACCCCAATCCTTGGTGGAAGACGATCTGGACGAGAGCCTGCTGGTGGCGGCAGCAGGAGAGGAGTGGTGCATTCCTCTCACCATCAAGCTCTACAGAGAGCGCGAATTCGCGGGAAAGGCAGCAGAAGAGTTCTGGCGTTCCGTCGTCGAATCGTCGCCAACGTAA
- a CDS encoding Tim44 domain-containing protein gives MRHFLVMLMVAVLGFGLAVEHAEARRMGGGGNVGSFSRSADRPAAAPSQATPARQAQPNQATGSRMPGMLGGMLAGGLLAALFFGGAFDELRLMDILLIAGLGFLLFRLLARRRTVAAAGPQQTAERQSPIEPQTFQSMPGAPMGGATFGSLPAWFDRERFLSGAKEHFMTLQRAWDNNDFTGIQEYVTPELYNLLREERSKQPANNRTDIVRLFAELGDVHETGGRAEATVIFHGILDENGEQTEFNETWHLVREVRDGEPWYLQGIEQNAG, from the coding sequence ATGCGTCACTTCCTCGTCATGCTGATGGTCGCTGTGCTGGGCTTTGGCCTGGCCGTCGAACATGCCGAAGCCCGCCGCATGGGCGGCGGCGGTAATGTTGGCAGCTTCTCGCGCTCGGCCGACCGGCCAGCCGCAGCTCCCAGCCAGGCCACTCCGGCACGCCAGGCACAACCGAACCAGGCCACCGGCTCACGCATGCCCGGCATGCTGGGGGGCATGCTCGCCGGCGGGCTGCTGGCGGCGCTGTTCTTTGGTGGCGCCTTCGACGAACTTCGGCTGATGGACATCCTGCTGATCGCCGGCCTTGGTTTCTTGCTGTTCCGACTGTTGGCACGCCGCCGCACCGTCGCTGCCGCCGGCCCCCAGCAAACGGCCGAGCGCCAGTCGCCGATCGAGCCCCAGACCTTCCAGTCGATGCCTGGCGCTCCGATGGGCGGTGCCACCTTCGGCAGCCTACCGGCCTGGTTCGACCGCGAACGCTTTCTATCCGGCGCCAAGGAGCATTTCATGACCCTACAGCGCGCCTGGGACAATAACGATTTCACGGGTATCCAGGAGTACGTCACGCCCGAGCTCTACAACTTGCTGCGTGAAGAGCGCAGCAAGCAACCGGCCAACAATCGCACGGACATCGTTCGTTTGTTCGCAGAGCTCGGCGACGTACACGAGACCGGCGGCAGGGCCGAGGCCACGGTGATCTTTCACGGTATTCTCGATGAGAACGGTGAGCAGACCGAGTTCAACGAGACCTGGCACCTGGTCCGCGAGGTGCGCGATGGAGAACCCTGGTATTTACAGGGTATAGAGCAGAACGCTGGATAG
- a CDS encoding isochorismatase family protein, producing the protein MRVTSKQSLLLIVDLQAGLLPVINGGDQAVAEAAWLGGIAGTLGVPVWVTEQYPQGLGGSEPRLLEALPGHRLWRKVHFNAHAEPDFAAALEASGKRQIVLCGSEAHICVLQTGLGLLEAGYEVYWLSEATVSRRAEEARLARERMIRAGATPVSADMVAYEWLERCDEEPFRQVHRRYLKPRSARPLRFF; encoded by the coding sequence ATGCGCGTGACAAGCAAACAGAGTCTGCTGCTGATCGTGGACCTTCAGGCCGGCCTGCTGCCGGTCATCAATGGTGGTGACCAGGCCGTGGCTGAGGCGGCGTGGCTGGGAGGAATCGCCGGCACCCTGGGCGTACCGGTCTGGGTCACGGAGCAGTATCCCCAAGGCCTGGGTGGCAGCGAGCCGCGGCTGCTGGAAGCGCTACCCGGCCATCGACTGTGGCGTAAGGTGCACTTCAATGCCCATGCCGAGCCGGATTTTGCCGCTGCGCTCGAGGCGAGCGGCAAGCGACAGATCGTGTTGTGCGGCAGCGAAGCGCATATTTGCGTGTTGCAGACTGGCCTGGGGCTGCTGGAAGCGGGCTACGAGGTGTATTGGCTCAGCGAGGCGACGGTCAGCCGGCGCGCGGAGGAGGCAAGGCTCGCCCGCGAGCGCATGATACGTGCGGGCGCGACCCCGGTGAGTGCCGACATGGTGGCCTACGAGTGGCTCGAGCGCTGTGACGAGGAGCCTTTCCGCCAAGTCCACAGGCGTTATCTCAAGCCACGTTCGGCGCGTCCGCTACGTTTCTTCTGA
- a CDS encoding methyl-accepting chemotaxis protein has protein sequence MNRILRNLSVKASLTISLALLTLFILVVAGMGIFMSQNGERALRQLDEVNVTQLNSMSLTRAHLGDMQLYLQRAAAALEDGDSSRTAAQLEGYEIARQRAEQRFTDYLGSPKDELGSTFETTLKTAYATLVEGLAQQQQALAQGNAATFESLLPRVEESKDAFRGESQRFFDFAHEQGDAIIDDYESQVALMDILEIIVLVLATLTVILVRMAMVRIVVLPLQEAVHHFERIAKGDLSQAIVDRGRNEIGQLFSAMQHMQAGLSQTVSTVRSSSGSIHVGAKEIALGNSDLSSRTEEQAASLQETAASMDQLTATVRQNADNAQQASTLANEASSTAGRGGEAVEEVIQTMHGISDSSRRIVDIIGVIDSIAFQTNILALNASVEAARAGEQGRGFAVVAGEVRSLASRSADAAKEIKTLIEASSDQVKKGSTLVENAGATMREVVESVRRVTDIMDEISAASQEQSSGIEQVNLAVSQMDQVTQQNAALVEEASAAAASLEEQAAQLEAAVATFRLSGDAAGTKNVIEAHAIQRPAAPQPRPVRQAAAPAPRPQLASSTTSDWEEF, from the coding sequence ATGAACCGCATTCTGCGCAATCTATCGGTCAAGGCCAGCCTGACGATCTCGCTGGCCTTGCTGACCCTATTCATTCTCGTCGTCGCTGGCATGGGCATCTTCATGAGCCAGAACGGTGAACGGGCACTGCGTCAGCTCGATGAGGTCAACGTGACCCAGCTGAACAGCATGTCGCTGACCCGCGCCCACCTTGGCGATATGCAGCTCTACCTGCAACGGGCGGCAGCCGCACTGGAAGATGGCGACAGTTCCCGCACGGCGGCTCAGTTGGAGGGATATGAGATAGCGCGGCAACGGGCGGAGCAGCGCTTCACCGATTACCTCGGCTCGCCCAAGGACGAGCTGGGCAGCACGTTCGAGACGACCCTCAAGACGGCCTATGCCACTCTTGTCGAGGGATTGGCTCAGCAGCAGCAGGCTCTCGCTCAGGGCAATGCTGCAACTTTTGAATCGCTGCTCCCGAGGGTCGAGGAGAGCAAGGATGCCTTCCGGGGCGAGAGTCAGCGCTTCTTCGACTTCGCCCATGAGCAAGGAGACGCCATCATCGACGATTACGAATCCCAAGTCGCTCTCATGGATATCCTGGAAATCATCGTTCTCGTACTCGCCACGCTGACCGTCATCCTGGTGCGCATGGCAATGGTCCGGATCGTCGTGCTGCCATTGCAGGAAGCTGTCCACCACTTCGAGCGCATCGCCAAGGGTGACCTGTCGCAGGCCATCGTCGACCGTGGTCGCAACGAGATCGGCCAGCTCTTCTCCGCCATGCAACACATGCAGGCCGGCCTTAGTCAGACTGTCTCCACCGTGCGCTCGAGCAGCGGCTCCATCCATGTGGGGGCGAAGGAGATCGCGTTGGGCAACTCCGATCTCTCATCACGTACCGAAGAGCAAGCCGCCTCGCTGCAGGAAACCGCCGCCAGCATGGACCAGCTCACCGCGACCGTAAGACAGAATGCCGACAATGCCCAACAGGCGAGCACCCTAGCCAATGAGGCGTCCAGTACTGCCGGTCGCGGCGGCGAAGCCGTGGAGGAAGTGATCCAGACCATGCATGGAATCTCCGACAGCTCCCGGCGTATCGTCGACATCATCGGTGTCATCGACTCTATCGCCTTCCAGACCAACATTCTGGCACTCAATGCTTCTGTCGAGGCGGCCCGTGCCGGCGAACAAGGACGCGGCTTCGCCGTCGTGGCAGGCGAAGTTCGCAGCCTTGCCAGCCGCAGCGCCGACGCTGCCAAGGAGATCAAGACATTGATCGAGGCATCATCCGATCAAGTGAAGAAAGGCTCGACCCTGGTCGAGAATGCAGGTGCCACCATGCGGGAGGTCGTCGAGTCGGTTCGTCGCGTGACCGACATCATGGACGAAATCTCCGCTGCCTCTCAGGAGCAGAGCAGCGGCATCGAACAGGTGAATCTGGCAGTCTCCCAGATGGATCAGGTCACCCAGCAGAATGCCGCCCTGGTGGAAGAAGCCTCGGCGGCTGCGGCTTCGCTGGAAGAGCAGGCCGCCCAGCTCGAGGCCGCCGTGGCGACATTCCGCCTGTCAGGCGACGCCGCAGGTACAAAGAATGTGATTGAAGCTCATGCCATTCAAAGACCTGCCGCGCCGCAGCCGCGCCCAGTACGTCAAGCGGCTGCTCCCGCGCCAAGGCCCCAGTTGGCCAGCAGCACTACATCGGACTGGGAAGAGTTTTAA
- the yaaA gene encoding peroxide stress protein YaaA encodes MLSVISPAKTLDFETPATTAIHSQPDFLDHSQRLVSILRDYSPQQLSELMGISDKLAGLNAARFAEWQPRFTPENAKPAAQAFQGDVYVGLEASTFSDDDNEFAQRHLRILSGLYGLLRPLDLIQPYRLEMGTRLPNPAGKDLYAYWQDILTGALNEAIAASGSKVLVNLASNEYFKAVDTKRLDARVITPVFKDEKNGKFKIISFYAKKARGLMAAWMIHQRLNAPEDLKAFDVAGYAFNPAMSEGDTLVFTRREDQS; translated from the coding sequence ATGCTGAGCGTGATCTCGCCAGCGAAGACGCTGGATTTCGAGACCCCTGCCACGACGGCCATCCACTCGCAGCCGGACTTTCTCGACCATAGCCAGCGACTCGTTTCCATCCTCCGTGACTACTCGCCACAGCAGCTGAGTGAGCTGATGGGCATCAGCGACAAGCTAGCCGGGCTCAACGCCGCCCGTTTCGCCGAATGGCAGCCCCGCTTCACGCCCGAAAACGCCAAGCCGGCAGCCCAAGCCTTTCAGGGCGACGTTTACGTGGGCCTCGAGGCGAGCACTTTCAGCGACGACGACAACGAATTCGCCCAGCGACACCTGCGTATCCTCTCAGGATTGTATGGTCTGCTGCGCCCGCTCGATCTGATCCAGCCCTACCGCCTCGAGATGGGGACTCGGCTACCCAACCCTGCCGGCAAGGATCTTTACGCGTACTGGCAAGACATCCTGACCGGAGCGCTCAATGAAGCCATTGCCGCAAGCGGCTCGAAGGTGCTGGTCAACCTGGCCTCCAACGAGTATTTCAAGGCCGTCGATACCAAGCGGCTGGATGCCCGTGTGATCACACCAGTGTTCAAGGACGAGAAGAACGGCAAGTTCAAGATCATCAGCTTCTATGCCAAGAAAGCGCGCGGCCTCATGGCTGCCTGGATGATTCATCAGCGTCTGAATGCCCCTGAGGATCTCAAGGCGTTCGATGTGGCGGGTTATGCCTTCAACCCCGCCATGTCGGAAGGCGATACCCTGGTCTTCACTCGCCGCGAGGACCAGAGCTGA
- a CDS encoding mandelate racemase/muconate lactonizing enzyme family protein, with product MKIVEIREKTVPISSSIRNAYIDFSKMTLSLVAVITDVMRDGKPVVGYGFNSNGRYGQGTLMRERFIPRLLEAEPDSLVDETGSNLDPHRVWDTMLTNEKPGGHGERSVAIGTIDMAIWDTVAKIEGKPLFQLLAERYGIGKPNRKVFVYAAGGYYYPGQDYKKLQDEMRSYIDRGYTVVKKKIGGASLEEDLRRIDAIMEVLQDGQKLCVDANGRFDLETAIAYAKALSQYDLFWYEEPGDPLDFELQSVLRSFYTNPMATGENLFSMQDARNLIRYGGMRPDRDWLQFDCALSYGLVEYLRTLDMLTEHGWSASRCIPHGGHQMSLNIAAGLGLGGNESYPDLFQPYGGFPDGVRVENGFVTLPDLPGIGFEGKADLYREMAVLSA from the coding sequence ATGAAGATCGTCGAGATCCGCGAAAAGACCGTGCCCATCAGCTCTTCCATACGTAATGCGTATATCGATTTCAGCAAAATGACCTTGAGCCTGGTGGCGGTCATCACCGATGTGATGCGTGACGGCAAGCCCGTCGTGGGTTACGGCTTCAACTCAAATGGTCGCTATGGCCAAGGTACGCTCATGCGCGAACGCTTCATTCCGCGTTTGCTGGAGGCCGAGCCCGACTCGTTGGTCGACGAGACCGGAAGTAACCTCGATCCGCACAGGGTCTGGGATACCATGCTGACCAATGAGAAGCCTGGTGGCCATGGCGAGCGCTCGGTAGCCATTGGAACCATCGACATGGCCATCTGGGACACAGTTGCCAAGATCGAAGGCAAGCCGCTGTTCCAGTTATTGGCAGAACGCTATGGAATCGGCAAGCCGAATCGCAAGGTCTTCGTGTACGCTGCTGGTGGTTACTACTATCCGGGCCAGGACTACAAGAAGCTGCAGGATGAGATGCGCAGCTATATCGATCGTGGCTATACGGTGGTCAAGAAGAAGATTGGAGGAGCTTCGCTGGAAGAGGACCTGCGTCGCATCGATGCCATCATGGAAGTACTGCAGGACGGCCAGAAACTCTGCGTGGACGCCAACGGTCGCTTCGACCTGGAGACCGCGATCGCCTATGCAAAGGCGCTGTCGCAGTACGACCTGTTCTGGTACGAAGAGCCGGGCGATCCGCTGGATTTCGAACTGCAGTCCGTATTGCGCAGTTTCTACACGAACCCCATGGCGACCGGCGAAAACCTCTTTTCGATGCAGGACGCGCGTAACCTGATTCGCTACGGTGGGATGCGGCCCGATCGCGACTGGCTCCAGTTCGATTGTGCATTGAGCTATGGCCTGGTCGAGTATCTCCGCACACTCGACATGCTCACGGAGCATGGTTGGTCGGCCAGCCGCTGTATTCCGCATGGCGGTCACCAGATGTCCTTGAATATCGCAGCCGGCTTGGGCCTGGGCGGTAACGAATCTTACCCCGATCTCTTCCAGCCATACGGTGGCTTTCCCGATGGCGTGAGGGTCGAGAACGGCTTCGTGACGCTGCCCGATCTGCCGGGAATCGGCTTCGAGGGTAAGGCGGATCTCTATCGGGAAATGGCAGTTCTGTCGGCGTAG